A window of the Ostrea edulis chromosome 1, xbOstEdul1.1, whole genome shotgun sequence genome harbors these coding sequences:
- the LOC125655729 gene encoding uncharacterized protein LOC125655729 isoform X1: MSVSSDNNEFDLKETKNWSSFYLDEDIGRINNKRLKELLDKLKKDIDVGFDTTEENVCIHNFVSYLYWGSDEKEQAFEFAEKAHQLGSKCTYTTLGGTANLVTIGNLRHFHGICGNVVQERCFDKEFKSLSKREDFEELKYIAKAELAICLSKLGPSYSRKAIRMFNEYVDKMHDARNCWQFYFALTLRRKSHLIVFDRENEDETASIRDITKAFNKFLNILSDNSLVKLKSRSWCEIGIILQRRPHLAMTDPYRNTYGDLEYITCFTNALKVCPQSYHTLQQYGKYLRYKGMFQKSKEILEESLEIRETSTAHHQLAVTLQKMVLQEHYEKKRAKLSQRRHGVTFQSNKSGLPLTKVNLTSTKTTTDDTECKRAEQRKKRLKQKLKSPRWTPQYPEHQMLLEAEQHLRKAIGLDVTFNIARRDLGLVQRMLGKSETALKNFRDITHAEKGSNDQFLSLAAYEQQAFCRIDIMKKNGDEIELENAEDALWNALSIISIYIDTHPELKDVCSTIEELQKIVERDTAHPEKEAKFHEKLKDREKALKSYSKCTESEEKYMKMIENYRTDGNFRKAIGLLDQLKINKNKFCPSAEFSFQTYIDGANDSLTKRNFEDVKIRLMQTLRYIPAWEKYFENENDIDVDFHIIHECEEECPRAEKLLEILTRRTFIKWNVILNAEDCLPGVDVLRYYDDKLKMAKIILLFLHDKPSTCHDEHLKIAKKDVIIDRKEKTLCVILGDADQPSYLPIMELPPNIDTVEDDDEASETEARIICDILQQIFQQQVSIQTRVLFFDERFYAVAGKIVCFSLLRFVL; encoded by the coding sequence ATGTCGGTAAGCAGCGACAACAATgaatttgatttgaaagaaacgAAGAACTGGTCTTCGTTTTATCTTGATGAAGACATTGGACGGATCAATAACAAACGGCTGAAAGAGCTACTagataaattgaaaaaagacATTGATGTTGGATTTGACACCACTGAGGAAAATGTTTGTATTCACAATTTTGTTTCCTATCTTTATTGGGGCAGCGACGAGAAAGAACAAGCATTTGAATTTGCCGAAAAAGCGCATCAACTGGGAAGTAAATGCACATACACAACGCTAGGAGGGACAGCAAATTTGGTGACCATAGGGAATCTTCGTCACTTTCATGGAATATGTGGAAATGTAGTGCAAGAAAGGTGTTTTGATAAAGAATTTAAAAGTCTGTCGAAAAGAGAAGATTTTGAAGAACTCAAATATATTGCCAAAGCGGAACTAGCCATTTGTTTATCAAAACTTGGTCCTTCTTACTCTCGAAAAGCTATTCGGATGTTTAATGAATATGTTGACAAAATGCATGATGCAAGGAATTGTTGGCAATTTTACTTTGCCTTAACTCTGAGAAGGAAATCCCATCTTATAGTATTTGACAGAGAGAATGAAGACGAGACAGCTTCCATAAGAGACATAACGAAGGCGTTcaataagtttttgaatattctTTCTGACAATTCTTTAGTAAAACTTAAATCAAGATCATGGTGCGAAATCGGAATAATATTGCAAAGGAGACCACATCTTGCAATGACTGATCCGTACCGTAACACGTATGGGGATTTAGAATACATTACATGCTTTACGAATGCTTTGAAAGTCTGTCCTCAATCGTACCATACCCTTCAGCAGTATGGTAAATACTTGAGGTATAAAGGTATGTTTCAGAAATCAAAGGAAATACTAGAAGAATCATTGGAAATTCGTGAAACGTCAACTGCTCATCACCAGCTTGCTGTTACTCTTCAGAAAATGGTTCTGCAAGAACATTATGAAAAGAAAAGGGCCAAACTTTCTCAGCGAAGACATGGTGTTACTTTTCAGAGCAACAAATCAGGTCTCCCGTTAACAAAGGTAAACCTGACTAGCACCAAAACCACAACTGATGATACAGAATGCAAGAGGgcagaacagagaaaaaaaaggttaaaacaaaaactgaaatCACCTAGATGGACTCCACAATATCCCGAACATCAAATGCTTTTGGAAGCCGAACAACATTTGCGAAAAGCCATAGGACTGGACGTTACCTTCAATATTGCAAGACGTGATTTAGGTCTGGTCCAGAGAATGCTAGGAAAAAGTGAGACGGCACTTAAGAATTTTCGAGATATAACACACGCTGAAAAAGGATCTAATGATCAGTTTCTGTCGCTAGCTGCTTACGAGCAACAGGCATTCTGCAGAATTGATATAATGAAAAAGAATGGCGATGAAATTGAATTAGAAAATGCTGAAGACGCTTTATGGAATGCTTTGAgtattatatctatttatattgATACACATCCTGAGCTGAAAGATGTATGTAGCACCATTGAAGAACTTCAAAAGATCGTAGAAAGAGATACGGCCCATCCAGAGAAGGAAGCCAAATTCCACGAAAAGTTGAAGGATCGCGAAAAAGCACTAAAGTCTTACTCGAAGTGTACAGAATCAGAagaaaaatacatgaaaatgatTGAGAATTATCGTACTGATGGAAATTTCAGAAAGGCTATCGGCCTATTAGATCaactgaaaataaacaaaaataaattttgtcctTCTGCAGAATTCTCGTTTCAAACATACATAGACGGGGCGAATGATTCTTTAACAAAGAGAAACTTCGAAGATGTAAAGATCAGACTTATGCAAACACTCAGATACATTCCAGCGTGGGAGAAATATTTCGAAAATGAAAATGACATTGATGTAGATTTTCACATAATTCATGAATGTGAGGAAGAGTGTCCACGTGCAGAGAAGCTATTAGAAATACTGACACGTCGCACTTTCATTAAGTGGAATGTTATATTAAATGCAGAGGACTGCCTACCGGGAGTAGATGTTCTACGCTATTATGATGACAAACTGAAGATGGCAAAAATCATTCTTCTTTTTCTCCATGACAAACCATCGACATGTCATGATGAACATCTAAAAATAGCAAAGAAAGATGTCATCATAGATAGGAAAGAAAAGACGTTGTGCGTGATTCTTGGTGATGCAGATCAGCCATCCTACCTACCTATAATGGAACTTCCGCCTAATATTGACACCGTAGAGGATGACGATGAAGCTTCGGAGACGGAAGCCCGTATCATATGTGACATCTTGCAGCAAATATTCCAACAACAGGTGAGTATTCAGACCCGAGTTTTATTTTTCGATGAGCGTTTTTATGCAGTAGCAGGAAAGATCGTCTGTTTTTCTCTACTTCGTTTTGTATTATAA
- the LOC125655729 gene encoding uncharacterized protein LOC125655729 isoform X3, translating into MSVSSDNNEFDLKETKNWSSFYLDEDIGRINNKRLKELLDKLKKDIDVGFDTTEENVCIHNFVSYLYWGSDEKEQAFEFAEKAHQLGSKCTYTTLGGTANLVTIGNLRHFHGICGNVVQERCFDKEFKSLSKREDFEELKYIAKAELAICLSKLGPSYSRKAIRMFNEYVDKMHDARNCWQFYFALTLRRKSHLIVFDRENEDETASIRDITKAFNKFLNILSDNSLVKLKSRSWCEIGIILQRRPHLAMTDPYRNTYGDLEYITCFTNALKVCPQSYHTLQQYGKYLRYKGMFQKSKEILEESLEIRETSTAHHQLAVTLQKMVLQEHYEKKRAKLSQRRHGVTFQSNKSGLPLTKVNLTSTKTTTDDTECKRAEQRKKRLKQKLKSPRWTPQYPEHQMLLEAEQHLRKAIGLDVTFNIARRDLGLVQRMLGKSETALKNFRDITHAEKGSNDQFLSLAAYEQQAFCRIDIMKKNGDEIELENAEDALWNALSIISIYIDTHPELKDVCSTIEELQKIVERDTAHPEKEAKFHEKLKDREKALKSYSKCTESEEKYMKMIENYRTDGNFRKAIGLLDQLKINKNKFCPSAEFSFQTYIDGANDSLTKRNFEDVKIRLMQTLRYIPAWEKYFENENDIDVDFHIIHECEEECPRAEKLLEILTRRTFIKWNVILNAEDCLPGVDVLRYYDDKLKMAKIILLFLHDKPSTCHDEHLKIAKKDVIIDRKEKTLCVILGDADQPSYLPIMELPPNIDTVEDDDEASETEARIICDILQQIFQQQTKGTCCNKKTSTSRHEP; encoded by the coding sequence ATGTCGGTAAGCAGCGACAACAATgaatttgatttgaaagaaacgAAGAACTGGTCTTCGTTTTATCTTGATGAAGACATTGGACGGATCAATAACAAACGGCTGAAAGAGCTACTagataaattgaaaaaagacATTGATGTTGGATTTGACACCACTGAGGAAAATGTTTGTATTCACAATTTTGTTTCCTATCTTTATTGGGGCAGCGACGAGAAAGAACAAGCATTTGAATTTGCCGAAAAAGCGCATCAACTGGGAAGTAAATGCACATACACAACGCTAGGAGGGACAGCAAATTTGGTGACCATAGGGAATCTTCGTCACTTTCATGGAATATGTGGAAATGTAGTGCAAGAAAGGTGTTTTGATAAAGAATTTAAAAGTCTGTCGAAAAGAGAAGATTTTGAAGAACTCAAATATATTGCCAAAGCGGAACTAGCCATTTGTTTATCAAAACTTGGTCCTTCTTACTCTCGAAAAGCTATTCGGATGTTTAATGAATATGTTGACAAAATGCATGATGCAAGGAATTGTTGGCAATTTTACTTTGCCTTAACTCTGAGAAGGAAATCCCATCTTATAGTATTTGACAGAGAGAATGAAGACGAGACAGCTTCCATAAGAGACATAACGAAGGCGTTcaataagtttttgaatattctTTCTGACAATTCTTTAGTAAAACTTAAATCAAGATCATGGTGCGAAATCGGAATAATATTGCAAAGGAGACCACATCTTGCAATGACTGATCCGTACCGTAACACGTATGGGGATTTAGAATACATTACATGCTTTACGAATGCTTTGAAAGTCTGTCCTCAATCGTACCATACCCTTCAGCAGTATGGTAAATACTTGAGGTATAAAGGTATGTTTCAGAAATCAAAGGAAATACTAGAAGAATCATTGGAAATTCGTGAAACGTCAACTGCTCATCACCAGCTTGCTGTTACTCTTCAGAAAATGGTTCTGCAAGAACATTATGAAAAGAAAAGGGCCAAACTTTCTCAGCGAAGACATGGTGTTACTTTTCAGAGCAACAAATCAGGTCTCCCGTTAACAAAGGTAAACCTGACTAGCACCAAAACCACAACTGATGATACAGAATGCAAGAGGgcagaacagagaaaaaaaaggttaaaacaaaaactgaaatCACCTAGATGGACTCCACAATATCCCGAACATCAAATGCTTTTGGAAGCCGAACAACATTTGCGAAAAGCCATAGGACTGGACGTTACCTTCAATATTGCAAGACGTGATTTAGGTCTGGTCCAGAGAATGCTAGGAAAAAGTGAGACGGCACTTAAGAATTTTCGAGATATAACACACGCTGAAAAAGGATCTAATGATCAGTTTCTGTCGCTAGCTGCTTACGAGCAACAGGCATTCTGCAGAATTGATATAATGAAAAAGAATGGCGATGAAATTGAATTAGAAAATGCTGAAGACGCTTTATGGAATGCTTTGAgtattatatctatttatattgATACACATCCTGAGCTGAAAGATGTATGTAGCACCATTGAAGAACTTCAAAAGATCGTAGAAAGAGATACGGCCCATCCAGAGAAGGAAGCCAAATTCCACGAAAAGTTGAAGGATCGCGAAAAAGCACTAAAGTCTTACTCGAAGTGTACAGAATCAGAagaaaaatacatgaaaatgatTGAGAATTATCGTACTGATGGAAATTTCAGAAAGGCTATCGGCCTATTAGATCaactgaaaataaacaaaaataaattttgtcctTCTGCAGAATTCTCGTTTCAAACATACATAGACGGGGCGAATGATTCTTTAACAAAGAGAAACTTCGAAGATGTAAAGATCAGACTTATGCAAACACTCAGATACATTCCAGCGTGGGAGAAATATTTCGAAAATGAAAATGACATTGATGTAGATTTTCACATAATTCATGAATGTGAGGAAGAGTGTCCACGTGCAGAGAAGCTATTAGAAATACTGACACGTCGCACTTTCATTAAGTGGAATGTTATATTAAATGCAGAGGACTGCCTACCGGGAGTAGATGTTCTACGCTATTATGATGACAAACTGAAGATGGCAAAAATCATTCTTCTTTTTCTCCATGACAAACCATCGACATGTCATGATGAACATCTAAAAATAGCAAAGAAAGATGTCATCATAGATAGGAAAGAAAAGACGTTGTGCGTGATTCTTGGTGATGCAGATCAGCCATCCTACCTACCTATAATGGAACTTCCGCCTAATATTGACACCGTAGAGGATGACGATGAAGCTTCGGAGACGGAAGCCCGTATCATATGTGACATCTTGCAGCAAATATTCCAACAACAG
- the LOC125655729 gene encoding uncharacterized protein LOC125655729 isoform X2, producing MDSMSVSSDNNEFDLKETKNWSSFYLDEDIGRINNKRLKELLDKLKKDIDVGFDTTEENVCIHNFVSYLYWGSDEKEQAFEFAEKAHQLGSKCTYTTLGGTANLVTIGNLRHFHGICGNVVQERCFDKEFKSLSKREDFEELKYIAKAELAICLSKLGPSYSRKAIRMFNEYVDKMHDARNCWQFYFALTLRRKSHLIVFDRENEDETASIRDITKAFNKFLNILSDNSLVKLKSRSWCEIGIILQRRPHLAMTDPYRNTYGDLEYITCFTNALKVCPQSYHTLQQYGKYLRYKGMFQKSKEILEESLEIRETSTAHHQLAVTLQKMVLQEHYEKKRAKLSQRRHGVTFQSNKSGLPLTKVNLTSTKTTTDDTECKRAEQRKKRLKQKLKSPRWTPQYPEHQMLLEAEQHLRKAIGLDVTFNIARRDLGLVQRMLGKSETALKNFRDITHAEKGSNDQFLSLAAYEQQAFCRIDIMKKNGDEIELENAEDALWNALSIISIYIDTHPELKDVCSTIEELQKIVERDTAHPEKEAKFHEKLKDREKALKSYSKCTESEEKYMKMIENYRTDGNFRKAIGLLDQLKINKNKFCPSAEFSFQTYIDGANDSLTKRNFEDVKIRLMQTLRYIPAWEKYFENENDIDVDFHIIHECEEECPRAEKLLEILTRRTFIKWNVILNAEDCLPGVDVLRYYDDKLKMAKIILLFLHDKPSTCHDEHLKIAKKDVIIDRKEKTLCVILGDADQPSYLPIMELPPNIDTVEDDDEASETEARIICDILQQIFQQQTKGTCCNKKTSTSRHEP from the exons ATGGATT CCATGTCGGTAAGCAGCGACAACAATgaatttgatttgaaagaaacgAAGAACTGGTCTTCGTTTTATCTTGATGAAGACATTGGACGGATCAATAACAAACGGCTGAAAGAGCTACTagataaattgaaaaaagacATTGATGTTGGATTTGACACCACTGAGGAAAATGTTTGTATTCACAATTTTGTTTCCTATCTTTATTGGGGCAGCGACGAGAAAGAACAAGCATTTGAATTTGCCGAAAAAGCGCATCAACTGGGAAGTAAATGCACATACACAACGCTAGGAGGGACAGCAAATTTGGTGACCATAGGGAATCTTCGTCACTTTCATGGAATATGTGGAAATGTAGTGCAAGAAAGGTGTTTTGATAAAGAATTTAAAAGTCTGTCGAAAAGAGAAGATTTTGAAGAACTCAAATATATTGCCAAAGCGGAACTAGCCATTTGTTTATCAAAACTTGGTCCTTCTTACTCTCGAAAAGCTATTCGGATGTTTAATGAATATGTTGACAAAATGCATGATGCAAGGAATTGTTGGCAATTTTACTTTGCCTTAACTCTGAGAAGGAAATCCCATCTTATAGTATTTGACAGAGAGAATGAAGACGAGACAGCTTCCATAAGAGACATAACGAAGGCGTTcaataagtttttgaatattctTTCTGACAATTCTTTAGTAAAACTTAAATCAAGATCATGGTGCGAAATCGGAATAATATTGCAAAGGAGACCACATCTTGCAATGACTGATCCGTACCGTAACACGTATGGGGATTTAGAATACATTACATGCTTTACGAATGCTTTGAAAGTCTGTCCTCAATCGTACCATACCCTTCAGCAGTATGGTAAATACTTGAGGTATAAAGGTATGTTTCAGAAATCAAAGGAAATACTAGAAGAATCATTGGAAATTCGTGAAACGTCAACTGCTCATCACCAGCTTGCTGTTACTCTTCAGAAAATGGTTCTGCAAGAACATTATGAAAAGAAAAGGGCCAAACTTTCTCAGCGAAGACATGGTGTTACTTTTCAGAGCAACAAATCAGGTCTCCCGTTAACAAAGGTAAACCTGACTAGCACCAAAACCACAACTGATGATACAGAATGCAAGAGGgcagaacagagaaaaaaaaggttaaaacaaaaactgaaatCACCTAGATGGACTCCACAATATCCCGAACATCAAATGCTTTTGGAAGCCGAACAACATTTGCGAAAAGCCATAGGACTGGACGTTACCTTCAATATTGCAAGACGTGATTTAGGTCTGGTCCAGAGAATGCTAGGAAAAAGTGAGACGGCACTTAAGAATTTTCGAGATATAACACACGCTGAAAAAGGATCTAATGATCAGTTTCTGTCGCTAGCTGCTTACGAGCAACAGGCATTCTGCAGAATTGATATAATGAAAAAGAATGGCGATGAAATTGAATTAGAAAATGCTGAAGACGCTTTATGGAATGCTTTGAgtattatatctatttatattgATACACATCCTGAGCTGAAAGATGTATGTAGCACCATTGAAGAACTTCAAAAGATCGTAGAAAGAGATACGGCCCATCCAGAGAAGGAAGCCAAATTCCACGAAAAGTTGAAGGATCGCGAAAAAGCACTAAAGTCTTACTCGAAGTGTACAGAATCAGAagaaaaatacatgaaaatgatTGAGAATTATCGTACTGATGGAAATTTCAGAAAGGCTATCGGCCTATTAGATCaactgaaaataaacaaaaataaattttgtcctTCTGCAGAATTCTCGTTTCAAACATACATAGACGGGGCGAATGATTCTTTAACAAAGAGAAACTTCGAAGATGTAAAGATCAGACTTATGCAAACACTCAGATACATTCCAGCGTGGGAGAAATATTTCGAAAATGAAAATGACATTGATGTAGATTTTCACATAATTCATGAATGTGAGGAAGAGTGTCCACGTGCAGAGAAGCTATTAGAAATACTGACACGTCGCACTTTCATTAAGTGGAATGTTATATTAAATGCAGAGGACTGCCTACCGGGAGTAGATGTTCTACGCTATTATGATGACAAACTGAAGATGGCAAAAATCATTCTTCTTTTTCTCCATGACAAACCATCGACATGTCATGATGAACATCTAAAAATAGCAAAGAAAGATGTCATCATAGATAGGAAAGAAAAGACGTTGTGCGTGATTCTTGGTGATGCAGATCAGCCATCCTACCTACCTATAATGGAACTTCCGCCTAATATTGACACCGTAGAGGATGACGATGAAGCTTCGGAGACGGAAGCCCGTATCATATGTGACATCTTGCAGCAAATATTCCAACAACAG